In Candidatus Eisenbacteria bacterium, one genomic interval encodes:
- the dksA gene encoding RNA polymerase-binding protein DksA, translating into MRQRDLTTFKKLLHERRQELMSEAVGTLQGMNEIESFPDPTDRGSLEGNRNLTLRIRDRERKLLTKIDEALGRIDDGTYGVCEECGGPIGVERLKARPVTTLCIECKSTQEAEERRRQIG; encoded by the coding sequence ATGAGGCAGCGCGACCTTACCACCTTCAAGAAGCTCCTACACGAGCGGCGCCAAGAGCTCATGTCCGAGGCCGTCGGCACCCTGCAGGGCATGAACGAGATCGAGTCGTTCCCGGACCCCACCGATCGCGGCTCGCTCGAGGGCAATCGCAATCTCACGCTCCGCATTCGCGATCGCGAGCGGAAGCTCCTCACGAAGATCGACGAAGCGCTCGGGCGCATCGACGACGGCACCTATGGCGTGTGCGAGGAATGCGGGGGCCCGATCGGCGTCGAGCGCCTGAAGGCCCGGCCGGTCACGACGCTCTGCATCGAGTGCAAGTCGACGCAGGAAGCCGAAGAGCGTCGCCGCCAGATCGGCTGA
- the radA gene encoding DNA repair protein RadA → MAKAARTAYVCQQCGHAAPRWLGQCPGCEAWGSLVEEILPEARGRGSQAGAVEGGRPQTLSTVVASETARRSTGIGELDRVLGGGLVQGSIVLLGGDPGIGKSTLALQACGSLAGRGLPVLYVAGEESPEQIRLRADRLGLGAAEILILPETATEAVLAEIERARPCAVVVDSIQTLHTSALGSAPGSVGQVRESASQLVTRCKATQTACFLIGHVTKEGSLAGPRVLEHLVDTVLYFEGDGAHALRVLRAVKNRFGSTNEVGVFEMGERGLAEVANPSAAFLAERPSGAPGSAVLATLEGSRPVLVEIQALVSRSALAMPRRTAIGLDPGRVALLLAVLEKRCRVRLYDQDVFLNVAGGLRVDEPAADLAVVAAVASSASGKALPNDVVLWGEVGLTGEVRSVARADARLREAGRLGFERCILPAGNLRGLPTEGARPHGIASLGDLFEALEIR, encoded by the coding sequence ATGGCCAAGGCGGCGAGGACTGCCTACGTCTGCCAGCAGTGCGGGCACGCCGCGCCGCGCTGGCTCGGCCAGTGTCCGGGGTGCGAAGCCTGGGGATCGCTCGTCGAGGAGATCCTTCCGGAGGCTCGGGGCAGGGGAAGCCAGGCGGGGGCGGTCGAAGGTGGACGCCCCCAGACGCTGTCGACCGTCGTCGCGAGCGAGACGGCGCGACGCTCGACCGGGATCGGTGAGCTCGACCGCGTGCTCGGGGGTGGCCTCGTCCAGGGATCGATCGTCCTGCTCGGGGGCGACCCCGGCATCGGCAAGTCGACGCTGGCGTTGCAGGCCTGCGGGTCGCTCGCGGGACGCGGCCTGCCGGTCCTGTACGTCGCGGGTGAGGAATCGCCCGAGCAGATCCGGCTGCGCGCGGACCGGCTCGGGCTCGGCGCCGCCGAGATCCTGATCCTGCCGGAGACGGCGACCGAAGCCGTCCTGGCGGAGATCGAGCGCGCGCGGCCGTGCGCCGTCGTCGTCGATTCCATCCAGACCCTCCACACGAGCGCGCTCGGATCGGCGCCGGGTAGTGTCGGGCAGGTGCGCGAGTCGGCGTCGCAGCTCGTCACGCGCTGCAAGGCGACGCAGACGGCGTGCTTTCTCATCGGCCACGTGACGAAGGAGGGCTCGCTCGCCGGGCCGCGCGTGCTCGAGCACCTGGTCGACACGGTGCTCTACTTCGAGGGCGACGGCGCGCACGCGCTCCGCGTCCTGCGCGCCGTCAAGAACCGCTTCGGATCGACGAACGAGGTCGGTGTGTTCGAGATGGGCGAACGCGGTCTCGCGGAGGTCGCGAACCCGTCGGCGGCGTTCCTCGCCGAGCGTCCGTCCGGCGCGCCGGGCTCCGCCGTGCTGGCGACGCTCGAGGGGAGCCGTCCGGTGCTGGTGGAAATCCAGGCGCTCGTCTCGCGGTCGGCGCTGGCGATGCCGCGGCGCACGGCCATCGGGCTCGATCCGGGGCGGGTGGCGCTGCTCCTCGCCGTGCTCGAGAAGCGCTGTCGCGTCCGGCTCTACGATCAGGACGTGTTCCTGAACGTCGCCGGCGGCCTGCGCGTCGACGAGCCGGCGGCCGATCTCGCCGTGGTCGCCGCGGTCGCGTCGAGCGCCAGCGGCAAGGCGTTGCCGAACGACGTCGTCCTGTGGGGCGAGGTCGGTCTCACGGGCGAGGTGCGCTCGGTGGCACGCGCCGACGCCCGCCTGCGCGAAGCGGGACGCCTCGGCTTCGAGCGCTGCATCCTGCCGGCGGGGAACCTGCGCGGTCTTCCGACCGAGGGCGCTCGCCCGCACGGGATCGCGAGCCTGGGCGATCTGTTCGAGGCCCTGGAGATTCGATGA
- the bioA gene encoding adenosylmethionine--8-amino-7-oxononanoate transaminase produces the protein MTDTTTLVRWDHEHLWHPFTQMRDWLADEPLVVARAEGRTLIDTDGRRYLDGVSSLWCNVHGHRHPTLDAALRDQVDRVAHTTLLGLGSVPSIELAHALAKILPRGLTRVFYSDAGATAVEVALRMALQYHQLRGDTLRTRFASLVEAYHGDTLGAVGVGYSDAFHRFVADAVVPAVRLTPPHVFRWQQGHDAARALALAIADAERVLAEHGPTLAAIIVEPLVQGAAGMWVHAPEYLRRLRALATRHGTLLIADEVATGFGRTGRMFACEHAAVTPDLMCVAKGLTGGYLPLAATLASEEIFQTFLGPYEEFRAFFHGHTYTGNALACAVALANLRVFEEERTLERLGPKVARLEARLASDVAPLAHVGDVRQQGFMVGIELVASRDGRRPYAPAARVGQRVIAAARRRGVILRPLGNVLVLMPPLAITEDELDLLVDVARDAIREVTEAP, from the coding sequence GTGACCGACACCACCACCCTCGTCCGCTGGGACCACGAGCACCTCTGGCATCCCTTCACGCAGATGCGCGACTGGCTCGCCGACGAGCCGCTCGTCGTGGCCAGGGCCGAGGGCCGCACGCTGATCGACACCGACGGCCGCCGGTACCTCGACGGCGTGTCGTCGTTGTGGTGCAACGTGCACGGCCATCGCCACCCGACGCTCGACGCCGCCCTGCGCGATCAGGTGGATCGCGTGGCGCACACCACGCTGCTCGGGCTGGGAAGCGTACCGTCGATCGAGCTCGCGCACGCGCTCGCGAAGATCCTGCCGCGCGGGCTCACGCGCGTCTTCTACTCCGACGCCGGCGCCACCGCGGTCGAGGTCGCGCTCCGCATGGCCCTTCAGTACCACCAGCTCCGCGGCGACACGCTGCGGACGCGCTTCGCGTCGCTCGTGGAAGCGTATCACGGCGACACGCTCGGCGCCGTGGGCGTCGGCTACTCGGACGCGTTCCATCGCTTCGTCGCCGACGCCGTCGTGCCGGCCGTGCGGCTGACGCCGCCCCACGTCTTCCGCTGGCAGCAGGGCCACGATGCCGCGCGTGCGCTCGCGCTCGCGATCGCCGATGCGGAGCGCGTTCTCGCGGAGCACGGCCCGACGCTCGCGGCGATCATCGTGGAGCCGCTCGTTCAGGGTGCGGCGGGCATGTGGGTCCACGCGCCGGAGTACCTCCGCCGCCTCCGCGCGCTCGCAACCCGCCACGGCACGCTCCTCATCGCGGACGAGGTCGCGACCGGCTTCGGGCGCACTGGACGAATGTTCGCGTGCGAGCACGCCGCCGTGACGCCCGACCTCATGTGCGTCGCGAAGGGCCTCACCGGCGGCTACCTGCCGCTCGCCGCGACGCTTGCGAGCGAAGAGATCTTCCAGACCTTCCTCGGGCCCTACGAGGAGTTCCGCGCCTTCTTCCACGGCCACACCTACACGGGAAATGCGCTCGCCTGCGCCGTCGCGCTCGCGAACCTGCGCGTGTTCGAGGAGGAGCGCACGCTCGAGCGCCTCGGCCCGAAGGTCGCCCGCCTGGAGGCCCGTCTCGCGAGCGACGTCGCGCCGCTTGCCCACGTCGGCGACGTGCGGCAGCAGGGGTTCATGGTGGGCATCGAGCTGGTCGCGAGTCGTGACGGACGGCGTCCCTACGCGCCGGCCGCACGCGTCGGGCAGCGCGTGATCGCGGCGGCCCGCCGCCGCGGCGTCATCCTGCGCCCGCTCGGCAACGTCCTCGTGCTGATGCCGCCGCTCGCGATCACCGAGGACGAGCTGGACCTCCTAGTCGACGTCGCGCGCGACGCGATCCGCGAGGTGACCGAAGCGCCGTGA
- the larC gene encoding nickel pincer cofactor biosynthesis protein LarC codes for MKIVFLDTFSGISGDMTVGALLDLGLPLDAVRDAVASLKLQGIDLSAERTQRSGIAGTKFHVRVNGEHPDDPRARRHHAGHAHRPYRAIRDLLAASALAPAVRDRALAIFARLAEAEGRVHGVATEDVAFHEVGALDAIVDVVGAALGFAWLGADAIYHGPLPLGSGFVETAHGRLPVPGPAVSELVRGRRVRSGDGTAELVTPTGAAIVAALARTDDAPELRVDRVGYGAGDRILPDRPNLLRIVVGEPLGGTGRDEVVVLEATIDDLSPQLYEHVIERLLAAGARDAFLLPVVMKKSRPGTMLRVIAAPEDRDKLAAIVFAETSTIGLRWATWSRLVLPREERRVDTPWGAVRVKVATAPDGTTNVAPEYEDCKRLAAAHGVPLKTVMQTALAAALR; via the coding sequence ATGAAAATCGTTTTTCTCGACACGTTTTCCGGCATCAGCGGCGACATGACGGTCGGTGCGCTGCTCGACCTCGGGCTGCCGCTGGACGCCGTGCGGGATGCCGTCGCATCGCTCAAGCTGCAGGGGATCGATTTGTCGGCCGAACGCACGCAGCGCTCCGGCATCGCCGGGACCAAGTTCCACGTCCGCGTGAACGGCGAGCATCCGGACGACCCGCGCGCGCGCCGTCATCACGCGGGCCACGCGCACCGGCCGTACCGTGCGATACGCGATCTGCTGGCGGCGAGCGCGCTCGCGCCCGCGGTGCGCGATCGCGCGCTCGCGATCTTCGCGCGTCTTGCGGAAGCCGAGGGTCGCGTGCACGGCGTCGCGACCGAGGACGTCGCGTTCCACGAGGTCGGCGCGCTCGACGCGATCGTCGACGTCGTGGGCGCCGCGCTCGGCTTCGCGTGGCTCGGCGCCGACGCCATCTACCATGGGCCGCTGCCGCTCGGGTCCGGCTTCGTCGAGACCGCGCACGGACGGCTCCCCGTTCCGGGGCCGGCGGTCTCGGAGCTGGTGCGCGGCCGTCGCGTGCGCTCGGGCGACGGCACCGCGGAGCTCGTGACGCCGACGGGCGCGGCCATCGTGGCGGCGCTCGCGCGCACGGACGACGCACCCGAGCTGCGGGTCGACCGTGTCGGCTATGGAGCCGGGGATCGCATCCTGCCCGATCGGCCGAACCTCCTGCGCATCGTCGTGGGCGAGCCGCTCGGCGGCACCGGGCGCGACGAGGTCGTCGTGCTCGAAGCCACGATCGACGATCTCTCGCCGCAGCTCTACGAGCACGTGATCGAGCGGCTGCTCGCCGCCGGCGCACGCGACGCATTTCTCCTGCCGGTGGTGATGAAGAAGAGCCGTCCGGGGACCATGCTGCGCGTGATCGCGGCACCCGAGGATCGCGACAAGCTGGCGGCGATCGTGTTCGCCGAGACGTCGACCATCGGGCTCCGCTGGGCCACCTGGTCCCGCCTCGTGCTGCCGCGCGAAGAGCGGCGCGTGGACACGCCATGGGGCGCCGTGCGCGTGAAGGTCGCGACCGCGCCCGACGGGACGACCAACGTGGCGCCCGAGTACGAGGACTGCAAGCGCCTCGCCGCCGCGCACGGCGTACCACTGAAGACGGTCATGCAGACCGCGCTCGCCGCCGCGCTGCGGTAG
- the bioF gene encoding 8-amino-7-oxononanoate synthase, with protein MRRHLLALESGSDAEVQLEGRSFVLLSSNNYLGLAGDPRLKAASAAAVDRYGCGSGSSRLIAGHLDLHAEVEAKLAKLKGTEAALIFQSGYQANVGTITALVGPGDHVFSDELNHASIIDGCRLSRATVHIYPHCDVRALETELARTQAAGRRLVVTDSVFSMDGDQTPLPDLVAVAEQYHSVLMVDEAHATGVLGARGAGLTEQLGLSARVPVQMGTLGKALGSAGAYVAGSRALVDVLVNRARSFIYTTGLPPAAVAAAGAALDVVVAEPARRRALADNAAHLRRGLAALGLPVGGDTHILPVVLGDVERTMAFAAALRRCGVLVHPIRPPTVPPGSARLRVTPIATHTRMQLDRALDAFATAARETGVRP; from the coding sequence TTGCGCCGCCATCTGCTGGCGCTCGAATCGGGATCGGACGCCGAGGTGCAGCTCGAGGGGCGGTCCTTCGTCCTCCTCTCCTCGAACAACTACCTGGGGCTCGCCGGCGATCCGCGCCTCAAGGCGGCCTCGGCGGCGGCGGTCGACCGGTACGGCTGCGGCTCGGGGTCCTCGCGCCTCATCGCCGGACACCTGGATCTGCACGCCGAGGTCGAGGCCAAGCTCGCGAAGCTGAAGGGGACCGAGGCCGCCCTCATCTTCCAGTCCGGCTACCAGGCGAACGTCGGGACGATCACCGCCCTGGTCGGTCCGGGCGACCACGTCTTCAGCGACGAGCTCAACCACGCCAGCATCATCGACGGCTGCCGCCTGTCGCGAGCCACCGTCCACATCTATCCCCATTGCGACGTTCGCGCCCTCGAGACGGAGCTCGCACGGACCCAGGCGGCCGGCCGGCGGCTCGTCGTCACGGATTCGGTCTTTTCCATGGATGGCGACCAGACTCCACTTCCGGACCTGGTCGCAGTGGCGGAGCAGTATCACAGCGTCCTCATGGTGGACGAGGCCCACGCAACCGGTGTCCTCGGCGCGCGGGGCGCTGGCCTGACCGAGCAGCTCGGGCTCTCCGCGCGCGTCCCAGTGCAGATGGGCACCCTTGGAAAGGCACTCGGCAGCGCCGGGGCGTACGTCGCCGGCTCGCGCGCGCTCGTCGACGTGCTCGTGAACCGCGCCCGCAGCTTCATCTATACGACCGGGCTCCCGCCGGCCGCCGTGGCGGCGGCCGGCGCCGCGCTCGACGTGGTCGTCGCGGAGCCCGCGCGACGCCGTGCGCTCGCGGACAACGCGGCCCATCTCCGACGCGGTCTCGCGGCGCTGGGCCTCCCCGTCGGTGGCGACACGCACATCCTTCCCGTCGTGCTCGGCGACGTCGAGCGGACGATGGCCTTCGCCGCCGCGCTCCGCCGGTGTGGCGTCCTCGTGCACCCGATCCGTCCGCCGACGGTGCCGCCCGGATCGGCGCGCCTGCGCGTGACGCCGATCGCGACCCATACGCGCATGCAGCTCGACCGCGCGCTCGACGCCTTCGCGACGGCGGCGCGCGAGACGGGAGTACGGCCGTGA
- the bioD gene encoding dethiobiotin synthase yields MSALFITGTDTGVGKTFVACALAHALRARGTRVGVVKPVETGVEGEPEDALRLKAAAGDPAPLDDVCPYRFRAPLAPSVAAAREGTAVDVDRLVALVRRRASEVEVLLVEGAGGLLVPIVKQTTYLDLAGRLRLPIIIVAANRLGTINHTALTARVADAAGLAVLGFVLSHPTPQTDDSATANVESITALTGLACLGVVPHCARPEEGAFMLTLPV; encoded by the coding sequence GTGAGCGCGCTATTCATCACCGGGACCGACACCGGCGTCGGCAAGACGTTCGTCGCGTGCGCGCTCGCGCATGCGCTACGCGCGCGCGGGACCCGCGTCGGCGTCGTGAAGCCGGTCGAGACCGGCGTCGAGGGCGAGCCCGAGGACGCGCTGCGCCTGAAGGCCGCGGCGGGCGATCCCGCGCCGCTCGACGACGTGTGCCCCTACCGGTTCCGCGCGCCGCTCGCGCCGTCCGTGGCGGCCGCGCGGGAGGGCACGGCGGTCGACGTCGATCGCCTGGTCGCGCTCGTGCGCCGGCGCGCGAGCGAGGTCGAGGTGCTGCTCGTCGAAGGAGCGGGTGGTCTCCTCGTGCCGATCGTGAAGCAGACGACGTATCTCGACCTCGCCGGCCGCCTGCGCCTGCCGATCATCATCGTCGCCGCGAACCGTCTCGGCACGATCAACCACACGGCGCTCACGGCGCGGGTCGCCGATGCCGCAGGGTTGGCCGTGCTGGGCTTCGTGCTCTCGCACCCGACGCCGCAGACCGACGACTCCGCCACGGCGAACGTCGAGAGCATCACCGCCCTGACCGGCCTCGCGTGCCTCGGCGTGGTCCCGCACTGCGCGCGTCCCGAGGAGGGGGCGTTTATGCTCACGCTCCCGGTCTAG
- a CDS encoding DUF4149 domain-containing protein, whose translation MLRLVFALAIGTWLGAVVSLTYIVTPTAHGTFDPRDARRLLRPLFPRHYALGIVCGFLALGTILAGKESLPREEILRLAIPTSIALVCTVVGSQALLPRLRELDGDDPRFGRLHQLSAMLNSTTLGALILAMAAAIAR comes from the coding sequence ATGCTGCGGCTGGTCTTCGCGCTCGCGATCGGGACGTGGCTCGGCGCCGTCGTGAGCCTCACCTACATCGTCACGCCGACGGCGCACGGGACCTTCGATCCGCGCGACGCGCGACGGCTCCTGCGCCCGCTCTTCCCGCGTCACTACGCGCTCGGCATCGTGTGCGGCTTCCTCGCGCTCGGCACGATCCTCGCCGGCAAGGAGAGCCTGCCGCGCGAGGAGATCCTGCGCCTCGCGATCCCGACCTCGATCGCGCTCGTGTGCACGGTGGTCGGCAGCCAGGCGCTGCTCCCCCGGCTGCGCGAGCTCGACGGCGACGATCCCCGCTTCGGGCGCCTGCACCAGCTCTCGGCGATGCTGAACTCGACGACGCTCGGCGCGCTGATCCTCGCGATGGCCGCGGCGATCGCGCGCTAA